A single Staphylococcus muscae DNA region contains:
- a CDS encoding Mrp/NBP35 family ATP-binding protein has protein sequence MLTVEQVKTLVGEINDPIIHVPLSETGGVIDVSVKEEKEHVSVKVAMAQLGGQTQLDLQMEIVEKLKENGAKTVGIRFEELPEETVSKYRGSKEEEQQTIEQFIAQGNDLEFIAVASGKGGVGKSTVAVNLAVSLAREGKRVGLIDADIYGFSVPDMMGIDEKPGIEGKTVVPVERHGVKVISMAFFVEENAPVIWRGPMLGKMLTNFFTDVKWGDLDYLILDLPPGTGDVALDVHTMLPSSKEIIVTTPHPTAAFVAARAGAMAKHTEHSILGVIENMSYFESKETGNKEYVFGQGGGQKLADELQTDLLGQLPLEQPSWKPVDFAPSIYQPEDKLGEIYQSIARKIIEKTAK, from the coding sequence GTGTTAACAGTAGAACAAGTGAAAACACTCGTTGGAGAAATCAATGATCCAATTATTCATGTGCCACTTAGTGAAACAGGTGGCGTCATAGATGTATCAGTTAAAGAAGAGAAAGAACATGTGAGTGTCAAAGTTGCGATGGCGCAATTAGGTGGACAAACACAATTAGATTTACAAATGGAAATTGTTGAAAAGTTAAAAGAAAACGGTGCGAAAACAGTCGGTATTCGCTTTGAAGAACTACCGGAAGAAACGGTATCCAAATATCGTGGTAGCAAGGAAGAAGAACAACAAACGATCGAACAATTTATCGCACAAGGCAATGACTTAGAATTTATAGCTGTTGCTTCAGGTAAAGGCGGCGTTGGTAAATCAACTGTTGCTGTCAACTTAGCTGTCTCACTTGCGCGTGAAGGCAAGCGTGTCGGACTGATCGACGCAGATATTTACGGTTTTAGTGTTCCTGATATGATGGGTATTGATGAAAAACCAGGTATTGAAGGTAAAACCGTAGTACCAGTTGAGCGTCATGGTGTTAAAGTCATCTCAATGGCATTCTTTGTAGAAGAAAATGCACCTGTTATTTGGCGTGGACCTATGCTAGGTAAAATGTTGACGAACTTCTTCACTGATGTAAAATGGGGAGATTTAGATTATCTTATTCTAGACCTACCGCCTGGAACAGGAGACGTGGCACTTGATGTTCATACAATGCTACCATCAAGTAAGGAAATTATTGTCACAACACCTCACCCAACAGCAGCATTTGTTGCAGCACGTGCCGGTGCAATGGCAAAACATACAGAGCATTCTATTTTAGGTGTTATCGAAAACATGTCTTACTTTGAAAGTAAAGAAACAGGTAACAAAGAATATGTATTCGGACAAGGTGGCGGTCAAAAGCTTGCAGATGAGTTGCAAACAGACCTTCTTGGCCAATTACCATTAGAACAACCATCATGGAAACCAGTAGACTTTGCACCATCTATTTATCAGCCAGAAGATAAATTAGGTGAAATCTATCAATCTATTGCACGTAAAATTATTGAGAAAACAGCGAAGTAA
- a CDS encoding MDR family MFS transporter, with product MTSQVQVSREQRNIIVAVMLISAFIAILNQTLLNTALPAIMHGLNIDESTSQWLVTGFMLVNGIMIPLTAYFMDRIPTRRLYIIAMGMFLIGSVTAALSPNFMTLMIARVIQAMGAGIIMPLSQFTMFSLFPKDRRGFAMGLSGLVIQFAPAIGPTLSGVLVDHFSWRAPLYVVVVVAVIGYIFGMVYMRNFSDTRPVVLDKLSVVLSTLGFGLMLYSFSIAGSQGFHHPIVFVSLLISLLIVGIFVVRQLKIDNPILNLHAFETRTFTLTSIASMIAFTSMVGPALLIPLYVQNSLGLSAMLSGLVVLPGAVINGIMSVITGRLYDKFGARVLVIPGFAILLVSTFMMSQLTGHTAYLYVISMYTIRLFAISLIMMPLNTAGINSLSNEMMSHGTAIMNTLRTIAGSMGTALMVTLMSLGAAHYVAPTGMSTSLVQREAMAAGVDLAFYVTTVLVLIGFVISFFIYDRGKKIKTPKPRKQWQASNKTAH from the coding sequence ATGACATCTCAAGTTCAAGTTAGTAGAGAGCAACGAAATATTATTGTTGCAGTCATGCTCATCAGCGCCTTCATTGCCATCCTGAACCAGACTTTATTGAATACAGCACTTCCTGCAATTATGCATGGATTAAACATTGATGAGAGTACATCCCAGTGGCTGGTTACTGGTTTTATGCTTGTGAATGGTATCATGATTCCGCTGACAGCCTATTTTATGGATCGCATCCCTACGCGTAGATTGTACATTATAGCAATGGGGATGTTTTTAATTGGTTCTGTGACTGCTGCCTTGTCACCAAACTTTATGACACTGATGATTGCACGTGTGATACAAGCGATGGGTGCAGGTATTATCATGCCACTGAGTCAATTTACAATGTTTTCACTTTTCCCTAAAGACCGACGTGGATTCGCCATGGGGCTTTCCGGATTGGTTATTCAGTTTGCACCGGCAATTGGACCTACGTTATCCGGTGTGCTCGTAGATCATTTTTCTTGGCGTGCGCCGCTGTATGTCGTTGTTGTTGTTGCAGTAATCGGTTATATATTCGGAATGGTTTACATGCGTAACTTTAGTGATACGAGACCTGTTGTTTTGGATAAGCTATCTGTCGTACTTTCTACATTAGGATTTGGGCTGATGCTTTATTCCTTCAGTATTGCAGGGTCACAAGGTTTCCATCATCCTATTGTCTTTGTTAGTTTATTAATTAGCCTTTTAATTGTCGGTATCTTTGTTGTTCGTCAACTTAAAATCGACAATCCAATTTTGAACTTACACGCTTTTGAAACACGCACTTTTACATTGACATCTATCGCCTCTATGATCGCTTTTACATCTATGGTAGGGCCTGCATTGTTAATTCCATTGTACGTCCAAAACTCCTTAGGCTTATCAGCAATGTTATCCGGTTTAGTTGTGTTACCTGGCGCAGTTATTAATGGTATTATGTCCGTTATTACGGGACGACTTTATGATAAATTTGGTGCACGGGTACTAGTCATACCGGGGTTTGCAATATTATTAGTTTCAACATTTATGATGTCTCAGTTAACAGGACATACAGCATATCTCTATGTTATTAGTATGTACACTATTCGTCTGTTCGCAATTTCGTTAATTATGATGCCGTTGAATACTGCGGGAATAAACTCCCTTTCAAATGAAATGATGTCACATGGCACGGCGATTATGAATACATTGCGAACAATTGCTGGCTCTATGGGAACAGCATTAATGGTGACGTTGATGTCACTTGGCGCCGCACATTATGTTGCCCCAACAGGTATGTCAACATCACTTGTACAACGAGAAGCAATGGCAGCAGGTGTTGATTTGGCATTTTATGTTACAACAGTCCTAGTGCTTATCGGATTTGTTATCAGTTTCTTCATATATGATCGCGGTAAAAAAATTAAAACGCCTAAACCACGTAAGCAATGGCAAGCGTCTAATAAAACGGCACATTAA
- a CDS encoding SepA family multidrug efflux transporter → MKGKFNMMSLFVVLSIFIISGMVFLILLAFGLYGLSRILIFLQLGEFEYNKGFYDNLIYYGSYILLSYFVIFCIEYTMDLLRKKLYASPYLKGTTFHLITYTVMVVMFYYMVHIYYTKIHIDYWVLMLIIAFLYLCKEVFYPDSEDLNRRP, encoded by the coding sequence ATGAAAGGTAAATTTAATATGATGTCCTTATTTGTTGTACTCTCTATTTTTATCATTTCAGGTATGGTTTTCTTAATATTGTTAGCATTTGGTTTATATGGTTTGAGTCGTATTTTGATTTTTTTACAGTTAGGTGAGTTTGAATACAACAAAGGATTTTATGACAATTTGATATATTATGGCAGTTATATTTTATTGAGTTATTTCGTCATATTTTGTATCGAATATACGATGGACCTTTTGCGTAAAAAATTGTATGCCAGCCCGTATTTAAAAGGGACAACATTTCACTTGATTACCTATACAGTAATGGTTGTAATGTTCTATTATATGGTGCATATTTATTATACAAAAATTCATATTGATTACTGGGTATTGATGTTGATTATTGCTTTTTTATATCTATGCAAGGAAGTCTTCTACCCAGACTCTGAAGATTTGAATCGACGTCCATAA
- the sdrM gene encoding multidrug efflux MFS transporter SdrM translates to MSFKKISVIISLVLIMFMSAIETSIVSLALPTIRDDLNATLPISLVFTVYFVGIVLVIPLLSELMSRVKVIYVTMIGLVLFIGGSLLSGLSPSFEVLIIARFIQGIGAGVNMSLAQIIPKLAFEIPFRYKVMGIVGSVWGISSILGPFLGGFILEVATWHWLFYINVPIGLVAFFFVLYAYHFEDEKVVRQKVDYAGMLIFYVLIFLLIGAMVTPISLTLSSIGIFLVVLCSVFLFYVSRRHTSPFLPMSEFQPKISRAFFTDFFVAFVLIGFNVFVPTYLQDYLHLTPLQSGLIVFPLTMAWLLINFTLDKIEARLSTKGIYLLAFTILILGSMSMFLGATKISIIAIVMFVVGLSFGMLYTKDSIVVQETATQNHMKKMMSLFTLTRNLGNATGSAVVGIVYAWQVSWTSWPIQNVMATSLFVVLMLMIVWSVVNKHEV, encoded by the coding sequence CATTATTTCACTCGTACTCATTATGTTTATGTCCGCAATTGAAACATCTATCGTCTCTCTTGCCTTACCTACTATTCGAGATGATCTCAATGCAACACTGCCGATTTCGCTTGTTTTTACTGTTTATTTCGTAGGGATAGTTCTCGTTATCCCGCTGTTGAGTGAGTTGATGTCACGTGTGAAGGTGATCTACGTCACAATGATAGGATTAGTGTTGTTTATTGGCGGTAGTTTACTGTCTGGTTTAAGTCCGAGCTTTGAAGTGTTAATTATTGCCCGTTTCATTCAAGGTATCGGTGCAGGGGTGAATATGTCTTTAGCACAAATAATTCCTAAGTTAGCTTTCGAAATACCCTTCCGATATAAAGTAATGGGGATTGTAGGAAGTGTTTGGGGTATTTCTAGTATTTTAGGTCCGTTTCTTGGTGGTTTTATACTAGAAGTTGCGACATGGCATTGGCTGTTTTATATCAATGTTCCGATTGGGTTGGTTGCTTTCTTTTTCGTACTTTATGCCTATCATTTTGAAGATGAAAAAGTTGTACGACAAAAAGTAGATTATGCGGGAATGCTTATATTTTATGTGCTTATTTTCTTGTTAATTGGAGCGATGGTAACACCCATCTCATTGACGCTCTCATCAATAGGTATTTTCTTGGTAGTTTTATGTAGTGTATTCTTGTTTTATGTATCGAGACGTCATACATCACCATTTTTACCGATGAGTGAGTTCCAACCTAAAATTTCACGTGCTTTTTTTACAGACTTCTTCGTTGCATTTGTATTGATTGGCTTCAATGTCTTTGTGCCAACGTATTTGCAAGACTATTTACATTTGACACCGCTACAAAGTGGTTTGATTGTTTTTCCGCTCACAATGGCATGGTTGCTCATTAATTTTACTCTGGATAAAATAGAAGCACGACTCTCGACGAAAGGGATTTACTTGTTAGCATTTACTATACTCATATTGGGAAGTATGAGTATGTTTCTCGGTGCAACAAAAATCAGTATCATTGCCATTGTGATGTTTGTCGTAGGATTGAGTTTTGGTATGCTTTATACAAAAGATAGTATTGTTGTTCAAGAAACTGCGACACAAAATCATATGAAGAAAATGATGTCGTTATTTACATTGACACGTAATTTGGGCAATGCGACTGGCTCGGCAGTAGTTGGTATAGTTTACGCATGGCAAGTATCGTGGACATCATGGCCAATTCAAAATGTAATGGCAACGAGCTTGTTTGTCGTACTCATGTTGATGATTGTATGGTCTGTCGTGAACAAACATGAAGTTTAA